The stretch of DNA CATCGACTGGCCATGGCGCTAGGTGTGGTGGGGCTTATCGGGGGTGGCGAGGTGACGGTGCAGGGGGCAGAGTCGGCGTCAGTGTCTTACCCGGAGTTCTGGGAACACCTAAACTCGGTCATCAAGAACTGAGGTCAGAGAATTGACGCAGCAAGGGCCTGTCTCCGGCGCAACCTTTGGAGAGCCGCTGTTAGTGGTGGTGTCTGGGCCTTCCGGCGTGGGCAAGGACGCGGTCTTTCAGTATATGCGAAACCTGGACAGGGGCTGGCATTTTGTAGTGACGGCCACCACTCGCCAGCGCCGCAGGGACGAGCGCAACGGCGTCGACTATATTTTTCTGGATAGGGACGAGTTCGAGAGGATGCACCAGAGTGAACTTTTCCTGGAGAGCGCGCAGGTCTACGGCAACTGGTACGGCGTGCCCAAACAGCAGGTGAGGGAGGCGCTGGCGCAGGGCAGAGATGTGCTGATGAAGATTGACGTGCAGGGCGCGGCAACGGTGAGGAAGCTGGCGCCGGGCGCGGTAATGATATTCCTGGCGCCGCCATCGGTGGAGGAGCTGGAGCGGAGGCTGCGCTTCCGGGCCAGCGAGTCGCTCATCGATTTGAGGAATCGGCTGGAGGCGGCGAAGTTTGAGATGGCGCGGATACACGAGTTCCAGTACAAGGTAGTGAATCAGAACCACCGGCTGGACCTGGCGGCCTTCTGCATCGAGTCCATAATGGCCGCTGAGAAGTGCCGGGTGGGTCGCGGCAGGGTGGAGATTCTGTAGGCATGACTACGCAAGCCAGGCCCCGCCTGCCGGAGTGGTTCAAGGTGCCGATGCCCGGCGGCCCCAACTACATGGAGCTAAAAGGCAGGATGCGGGACTCGAAGCTCCACACGGTGTGCGAAGAGGCCAGGTGCCCGAATATTGGCGATTGCTGGGAGCGGAAGAGCGCCACGTTCATGATTCTAGGCGACATCTGCACTAGACGGTGCCATTACTGCGCGGTGACGACGGGCCGGCCTATTGGAGTGGATGTGGGGGAGCCAGAGCGGCTGGCGCAGACGGTGAAGGAGATGGGCCTCAAGTACTGCGTTATAACCTCCGTGAACAGGGACGACCTGGCCGACGGCGGGGCTTTTATATTCGGGATGTGCATAAAGCGGATTCGTGAGACGACGCCGGGATGCCAGGTAGAGGTGTTGATACCGGACTTCGATGGGAACGAGGTGGCACTGCGTCGGCTAGTGAAGGCGCGGCCTGACGTGCTGAACCATAACATTGAGGCGGCGCGGCGAGTGTTTCCCAAGGTGCGGCCCAAAGGCAACTACCAGCGGTCGCTGGAGCTGCTGGCGCGGGTGAAAGAGATGGACGCCGCCATACCAACCAAGTCGGGGATTATTGTGGGGCTGGGGGAGGATGTGGACGAGGTGGTGGAGACGATGAAGGACCTGCGGTCGGTGGGGTGCGACCTGCTGACCATTGGGCAGTACCTGAGGCCATCGGCGAAGCACTGGCCCATCGCGCGGTTCTACAAGCCCAGCGAGTTTGAAGCGCTGCGGAAGGTGGGGATGGAGATGGGGTTCAAGCACGTGGCGTCGGGGCCGCTGGTTCGCAGCTCCTACCACGCTGACGAGCAGCACGCC from SAR202 cluster bacterium encodes:
- a CDS encoding guanylate kinase — encoded protein: MLVVVSGPSGVGKDAVFQYMRNLDRGWHFVVTATTRQRRRDERNGVDYIFLDRDEFERMHQSELFLESAQVYGNWYGVPKQQVREALAQGRDVLMKIDVQGAATVRKLAPGAVMIFLAPPSVEELERRLRFRASESLIDLRNRLEAAKFEMARIHEFQYKVVNQNHRLDLAAFCIESIMAAEKCRVGRGRVEIL
- the lipA gene encoding lipoyl synthase; amino-acid sequence: MTTQARPRLPEWFKVPMPGGPNYMELKGRMRDSKLHTVCEEARCPNIGDCWERKSATFMILGDICTRRCHYCAVTTGRPIGVDVGEPERLAQTVKEMGLKYCVITSVNRDDLADGGAFIFGMCIKRIRETTPGCQVEVLIPDFDGNEVALRRLVKARPDVLNHNIEAARRVFPKVRPKGNYQRSLELLARVKEMDAAIPTKSGIIVGLGEDVDEVVETMKDLRSVGCDLLTIGQYLRPSAKHWPIARFYKPSEFEALRKVGMEMGFKHVASGPLVRSSYHADEQHAAAKP